A genomic segment from Pseudanabaena sp. FACHB-2040 encodes:
- the frr gene encoding ribosome recycling factor, with product MKLADVGDIEDAMEKAVESTHRSFNTIRTGRANASLLDKISVEYYGTPTPLKSLANISVPEASTLLIQPYDRSTLSPIEKAISLSDVGLVPNNDGQVIRLNIPPLTSERRQEFVKIAHKYAEEGRVSVRNIRRDGMDFVKKQEKSGDISEDESRDLQDTIQKLTDKYIAKVDEALAEKEKDITTV from the coding sequence GTGAAGTTAGCTGACGTTGGCGATATCGAAGACGCCATGGAAAAAGCGGTTGAATCGACCCATCGGTCTTTCAACACCATTCGTACAGGTCGGGCAAATGCCTCTCTGCTCGACAAAATCTCGGTGGAGTACTATGGTACGCCCACCCCACTCAAGTCGCTGGCCAATATCAGTGTTCCTGAGGCCAGCACGCTGCTGATTCAGCCCTATGATCGCAGCACTCTATCACCGATCGAAAAAGCCATTTCCCTATCGGATGTTGGGCTCGTCCCCAACAACGATGGGCAGGTGATTCGGCTCAATATCCCGCCGCTAACCAGCGAACGCCGTCAGGAGTTCGTCAAGATAGCCCATAAATACGCTGAGGAAGGCCGGGTTTCTGTCCGCAATATCCGTCGGGATGGAATGGACTTTGTCAAGAAGCAAGAAAAGAGCGGAGACATTTCTGAAGATGAGTCTCGCGATCTTCAAGACACTATTCAAAAGCTGACCGATAAGTACATTGCCAAGGTTGACGAGGCCCTGGCAGAAAAGGAAAAAGACATCACCACCGTTTGA
- a CDS encoding LysR family transcriptional regulator: protein MSTVDVSKIKLFQLRAFAAVAEYGSFGKAAAELELTQSAISHAIASLEAELGVVLFSRGRRGAALTPTGTEVIDNARQILHHLDQLVSTTQQARGLAGGQVRVAAIRSLATHWLPQVIAAFKQRYPQIGVTITRCVNHGEVQTVLQTGAADVGLMDIYHPAGLKVYELFADDYIALLPPRAVLPDGPLTWAQLRQYPLILPVPNDNSYTLLREYLAQLPVHLDIAYELNEDSTIVSMVAEGLGMTILPYFAAIPIPLGVRVRALPLPLKRQLGAAVLADGIHSPPIYAFLDTIQQKRDEAVSAASLASG, encoded by the coding sequence ATGAGCACTGTTGATGTCTCCAAAATTAAGCTGTTTCAGCTGCGGGCTTTTGCCGCTGTGGCTGAGTATGGCAGCTTTGGCAAAGCCGCTGCCGAGCTAGAGCTAACCCAGTCGGCCATTAGCCACGCGATCGCAAGCCTAGAAGCAGAGCTCGGTGTCGTGCTGTTTTCCCGAGGGCGACGGGGCGCAGCGCTGACCCCAACTGGAACCGAGGTCATAGACAACGCTCGCCAGATTTTGCACCACCTCGATCAGCTGGTCAGCACCACCCAGCAGGCTAGGGGTCTAGCCGGAGGGCAAGTCAGAGTCGCCGCCATTCGCAGTTTGGCAACCCACTGGCTGCCCCAGGTGATCGCAGCCTTTAAGCAGCGCTACCCGCAAATTGGCGTTACCATTACCCGCTGCGTCAACCACGGCGAAGTGCAAACCGTGCTGCAAACAGGAGCCGCCGATGTCGGGTTAATGGATATCTACCATCCCGCTGGGCTAAAAGTCTACGAGCTATTTGCCGACGACTACATCGCCCTGCTGCCGCCTCGGGCAGTGCTGCCCGATGGCCCCCTAACCTGGGCCCAGCTACGCCAGTACCCCCTGATCCTGCCGGTGCCCAACGACAACAGCTACACTCTGCTGCGTGAATACTTAGCCCAGCTGCCCGTACACCTAGACATTGCCTACGAACTCAATGAAGACTCGACCATTGTCAGCATGGTGGCTGAGGGGCTAGGCATGACAATCTTGCCCTACTTTGCCGCCATTCCCATTCCTTTAGGGGTGCGAGTGCGGGCGCTGCCCCTGCCTCTGAAGCGGCAGTTGGGTGCGGCCGTTTTAGCAGATGGTATCCATAGCCCGCCAATCTATGCCTTCCTAGACACGATCCAGCAAAAGAGGGATGAGGCAGTCTCGGCTGCATCGCTAGCATCAGGCTAA
- a CDS encoding CHAD domain-containing protein: MVGAKYETLGSLAQAAIAKYLKQATRREDAVLADTDPEELHQMRVAMRRLRTALQVFQPGITIPKAGKEPRVADVARQLGELRDLDVIEETLRQRFLPELPQAEQTALETAFTALARRRVRVFKQVKQLLEGEKYRQLKKGLKGWLKQPDLDAIAALPAATAMPDLVLPLVSRLWLHPGWLIGTTETLEIDTQLDPAAVDELIDQNSEPLHSLRKQIKRVRYQLKLIEDLYGDALTAELDNLEAMQETLGQLQDSMILADFLEEAIPDARNQIPSLFSQLADNRYKAWQQWQSLQQTYLDPAMRHHLRLVLLTPEAPGAEPPAKVEKDSKVEAPPETENPAAAVQERPEPTEQSNTVAPQRPVTATAQPTQAKIDAKGGKTTFKTMLKAKGKRQKTKGMGQQG, translated from the coding sequence ATGGTTGGTGCTAAATATGAAACTCTGGGCAGTTTGGCTCAAGCTGCGATCGCAAAGTACCTAAAGCAGGCTACTCGTCGCGAAGATGCCGTCTTGGCCGATACCGACCCTGAAGAACTGCACCAGATGCGAGTGGCCATGCGGCGTTTGCGAACAGCCCTGCAGGTGTTCCAGCCCGGTATTACCATCCCAAAAGCTGGTAAGGAACCTCGCGTGGCAGATGTCGCCCGCCAGTTGGGAGAACTGCGTGACCTAGACGTGATTGAGGAAACACTGCGGCAGCGTTTCCTGCCAGAGTTGCCGCAGGCTGAGCAGACTGCTCTAGAAACTGCTTTCACAGCGCTGGCTCGTCGTCGCGTTCGCGTTTTTAAGCAGGTCAAGCAGCTGCTGGAGGGGGAAAAATACCGCCAACTCAAAAAGGGCCTGAAGGGTTGGCTGAAGCAGCCCGATTTAGATGCGATCGCAGCTCTACCGGCCGCAACTGCCATGCCCGATCTGGTGCTGCCTTTGGTTAGTCGGCTCTGGCTACATCCTGGTTGGTTGATCGGCACCACCGAAACCCTTGAGATCGACACCCAGCTTGATCCCGCCGCTGTTGATGAGTTGATTGATCAAAACAGCGAGCCCCTGCACAGCCTGCGCAAGCAAATCAAGCGCGTTCGCTACCAACTCAAGCTGATCGAAGACCTTTATGGCGATGCTCTCACAGCCGAGCTGGACAACTTAGAAGCCATGCAGGAAACTCTGGGCCAGCTCCAAGACAGCATGATCCTGGCCGATTTTCTAGAAGAGGCGATACCTGATGCCCGCAACCAAATTCCCTCTCTGTTTTCCCAACTGGCAGACAACCGCTATAAGGCTTGGCAGCAGTGGCAGTCTCTCCAGCAAACTTACCTCGACCCTGCTATGCGGCATCACCTACGGCTTGTCCTCCTGACACCAGAGGCCCCAGGCGCTGAACCGCCCGCCAAAGTAGAAAAAGATTCAAAAGTAGAAGCACCCCCAGAGACAGAAAATCCGGCAGCAGCGGTCCAAGAGCGGCCTGAACCCACTGAACAATCTAATACCGTTGCCCCACAGCGCCCCGTCACCGCAACTGCTCAGCCAACCCAGGCCAAAATAGATGCCAAAGGCGGCAAAACTACTTTCAAAACGATGCTCAAGGCAAAGGGCAAACGGCAGAAGACAAAAGGCATGGGGCAGCAGGGCTAG
- the pyrH gene encoding UMP kinase: MGTAYRRVLLKLSGEALMGDLAYGIDPNIVQTIAEEIAEVINTGIQLAIVVGGGNIFRGIKGSAAGMDRATADYIGMIATVMNAMTLQDALERIGVPTRVQTAISMQEVAEPYIRRRAIRHLEKNRVVIFGAGSGNPFFTTDTTAALRAAEINADVVFKATKVDGVYDSDPKINPEARRYQSLTYSHVLTQDLKVMDSTAIALCKDNSIPIVVFDLSVRGNIYRAVMGESIGTTVGESCEVS; this comes from the coding sequence ATGGGCACAGCCTATCGTCGGGTCTTACTCAAACTTAGTGGGGAGGCCCTTATGGGAGATCTGGCTTACGGCATTGATCCCAACATTGTTCAAACTATCGCCGAAGAAATTGCTGAGGTAATCAATACCGGCATTCAGCTCGCTATCGTGGTGGGGGGCGGCAATATTTTCCGAGGCATCAAAGGATCTGCCGCTGGCATGGACCGGGCCACTGCCGACTACATCGGCATGATTGCCACAGTGATGAACGCCATGACCCTGCAAGACGCCCTAGAGCGCATCGGGGTGCCAACGCGGGTTCAGACTGCTATTTCCATGCAGGAAGTTGCCGAACCCTATATCCGCCGCCGCGCGATTCGCCACCTGGAAAAAAACCGGGTGGTTATTTTTGGGGCCGGATCGGGCAATCCCTTTTTCACTACCGACACCACCGCTGCTCTTAGAGCTGCCGAAATCAATGCTGATGTCGTCTTCAAGGCCACCAAAGTAGATGGCGTTTACGATTCTGACCCCAAAATCAACCCCGAGGCTCGTCGCTATCAATCCCTTACCTATAGTCATGTGTTGACTCAGGATCTTAAGGTAATGGATAGCACCGCAATTGCGCTATGCAAAGATAACAGCATTCCGATTGTGGTATTTGACCTGTCCGTGCGCGGTAATATCTATCGCGCCGTGATGGGAGAGTCTATTGGCACAACTGTGGGAGAATCCTGTGAAGTTAGCTGA
- a CDS encoding diacylglycerol/polyprenol kinase family protein, giving the protein MPTPLLQVGLVVGWLAIVGGVAEGLRRTTAVGPEITRKVVHIGAGHVILLAWWLQTPAWMGIAASVAASAIALLSYRMPILPGINGVGRDSLGTFFYASSIGLLTAGFWPQGLPHYTAIGILVMTWGDGLAALVGQRFGRHPYKLWDTQKSWEGSLAMFIASLVVCLSILGGVYGWSLAIGLISFLVAVVATGLEAFSKFGIDNLTVPLGSAALAYWLNSLIS; this is encoded by the coding sequence ATGCCTACCCCACTGCTTCAGGTTGGCCTGGTTGTTGGCTGGTTAGCTATTGTCGGCGGGGTAGCAGAGGGGCTGCGTCGAACCACGGCGGTTGGCCCAGAGATTACCCGTAAGGTGGTCCACATCGGAGCGGGCCATGTCATTCTGTTGGCTTGGTGGCTGCAAACGCCTGCCTGGATGGGAATTGCAGCTTCGGTGGCGGCCAGTGCGATCGCACTGCTCTCCTACCGTATGCCCATCCTGCCGGGGATTAACGGCGTTGGGCGAGACAGCCTGGGCACGTTTTTCTACGCTTCGAGCATTGGCTTGCTGACTGCTGGGTTCTGGCCCCAAGGGCTGCCCCACTACACGGCCATTGGCATTCTAGTAATGACCTGGGGTGACGGCTTAGCAGCGCTTGTAGGGCAGCGGTTTGGTCGCCATCCCTACAAGCTGTGGGACACGCAGAAAAGTTGGGAAGGCTCCCTAGCAATGTTTATAGCGAGCCTGGTTGTCTGCCTTAGCATTCTTGGTGGGGTCTACGGCTGGTCTCTAGCCATTGGCCTGATCAGTTTTCTAGTGGCTGTGGTCGCTACTGGCCTAGAGGCTTTTTCGAAGTTCGGCATCGACAACCTAACGGTTCCCCTAGGGAGCGCAGCACTAGCCTACTGGCTCAACAGCCTAATATCGTGA
- a CDS encoding alpha/beta fold hydrolase — MVIAEQRIKVGKLTWFYREAEPVGTSDRLPVLLLHGLVAQSYSWRKVMPALAEQGFRAIAPDWIGHGFSDKPDRRDFSYTAEAFVEALAEFVEALELARFHLVVQGFLGSVGLLYALRYPDRVERLAILNAPISPEAKLPWKIKQFGIPLVGDMLTQDPILVDRTLEGGGPYQVDDADLDVYRRPFLKSSDVGRALLATVQGLNLAKVTPEIAAGLPQRTHPTLLLWGLDDPWLPLSLAEACFETLQDGDLVKLDQVGHYAQEDWAEKVAEAISPFLRKMAV; from the coding sequence ATGGTCATTGCAGAGCAGCGAATCAAGGTGGGCAAGCTAACTTGGTTCTATCGGGAGGCTGAGCCCGTAGGGACGAGCGATCGCCTGCCGGTGCTGCTGCTGCATGGGCTAGTGGCTCAGAGCTATAGCTGGCGCAAGGTCATGCCGGCTCTAGCGGAGCAGGGATTTCGTGCGATCGCACCTGACTGGATTGGCCACGGCTTTTCTGACAAGCCCGATCGGCGTGACTTTTCCTACACGGCAGAAGCTTTTGTGGAGGCGCTAGCGGAATTTGTGGAGGCGCTGGAGCTGGCTCGGTTTCACCTGGTCGTACAGGGGTTTTTAGGCAGTGTAGGGCTGCTATATGCGCTGCGCTACCCAGATCGGGTTGAGCGGTTGGCGATTCTCAATGCACCGATTAGTCCGGAGGCAAAGCTGCCCTGGAAGATTAAGCAGTTCGGCATTCCCTTGGTAGGCGATATGCTGACCCAAGATCCAATCCTGGTTGATCGCACGTTGGAAGGGGGTGGCCCTTATCAGGTAGATGATGCCGATCTCGACGTGTACCGCCGCCCTTTCTTGAAAAGCTCGGATGTAGGGCGGGCGCTGCTGGCCACGGTGCAGGGGCTAAATTTGGCCAAAGTCACGCCAGAAATTGCTGCCGGACTTCCCCAGAGAACCCATCCTACCTTGCTGCTTTGGGGCCTTGACGACCCCTGGCTGCCCCTTAGTTTGGCCGAAGCTTGTTTTGAGACTCTGCAGGACGGAGATCTGGTGAAGCTAGATCAGGTCGGCCATTATGCTCAGGAAGACTGGGCAGAAAAAGTAGCAGAGGCGATCAGTCCTTTTCTCAGAAAAATGGCCGTTTAA
- a CDS encoding EAL domain-containing protein: protein MPVLSSTNQIYHLLEFTCDEKDELIVLDNATYSIGRDPSNSIVISSSSVSRQHAILLRVAVPDSHQHLFQIVDGSLSGKKSTNGIYINGKKHTSYVLKHGDEVALGSAIRATYYNFYAPVGLEDPQELKAALVGQFSEGSRELETVIVSQEERREFSDLALLHLATFPELIPNPIIEINTEGNITYLNPKAISLFPDIRERNIAHPVLEGIIQATHNLLEKSYTREIEYNSAIYEETIHQIKENDLIRIFLFDITEKKQAEAARLQAEKKYRSIFVNAVEGLFQTTLEGAYLAANPKLAHICGYSSAEDLMNQVLNIGECLYVDKTRRNKFVETVKLTGIVFDFESQIYRQDGSIIWISENARAIYDKSHQCIGFEGSVQDITERKIAEAELLKRDRLLEAVSQAANCLLINLDFQAAMLSALSIVGEAIEADQMLLCSHASAKSLERSAVTIEFEWVKEASNSSSQLSWQEQTHSEQGLSHWLRKLSDGQIIVGTANDLPLSEELFLQTSGCQSILLVPLILAGSFWGFLRVASRQPRLWSSHEVATLSTIAANIGGAIQRQQVEDSIRHRALHDVLTGLPNRMLFNEQLSLCLKNADRTQKNLAVMFLDLDRFKTINDTLGHTIGDQLLQLVSQRLEISVRVGDVVARWGGDEFIILLPSLETFQDANHVAARIIANLDNVFTIESHELYVTGSIGIALLENDTVDAETLIRRADIALYQVKELGRNGYQIYHSSMDSRSPETLLLEKDLRHALERNELRVFYQPRINISSGEIDGMEALVRWQHPEMGLVGPNKFIPIAEENGLIIPIGEWVLRQACDQNKLWQRAGLRPIRVSVNLSPKQFRQPNLVKIITGILAETNLEPHFLELEVTESTAINDIQFTEELFQRLEEMGIQLSIDDFGTGHSSLSRLQFLPFNHLKIDKSFVQDLTHNKKVSHIISTIVALGKSLGLSIVAEGVETVQQLDFLKSIDCETAQGFFFYRPVPADEATRLLRDSD, encoded by the coding sequence ATGCCAGTACTCAGCTCTACAAATCAGATTTACCATCTGCTTGAGTTCACCTGCGACGAAAAAGATGAGCTGATCGTTCTAGATAACGCAACCTACTCGATAGGTCGCGACCCGAGTAATTCAATTGTCATTAGCTCATCATCAGTCTCTAGGCAACATGCCATTTTGCTTAGGGTGGCTGTGCCCGATAGCCACCAGCACTTATTCCAAATTGTAGACGGCAGCTTATCTGGCAAAAAAAGCACAAACGGCATCTACATCAACGGTAAAAAACATACCTCCTACGTTCTCAAACATGGAGACGAAGTCGCTCTAGGGAGTGCGATTAGAGCTACCTACTACAACTTTTATGCTCCTGTCGGATTGGAAGATCCGCAGGAGCTTAAAGCGGCTCTAGTGGGCCAGTTTTCAGAAGGTAGTAGGGAACTCGAAACGGTGATCGTTTCACAGGAGGAACGCCGAGAATTTTCGGATTTAGCTCTTTTGCATCTAGCCACCTTCCCAGAGCTAATTCCTAACCCAATTATTGAAATCAATACAGAAGGTAATATTACTTACCTTAACCCCAAAGCAATCAGCCTCTTTCCAGACATTCGAGAGAGAAATATAGCCCACCCCGTCCTAGAGGGAATTATTCAAGCTACTCACAACCTACTAGAAAAATCATATACTCGAGAAATTGAATACAATTCAGCTATTTACGAAGAGACCATTCATCAAATTAAAGAGAATGACCTGATCCGAATCTTTTTGTTCGATATTACTGAGAAAAAGCAGGCAGAAGCTGCTCGACTTCAAGCTGAGAAGAAATATCGAAGCATTTTTGTTAATGCCGTTGAGGGTTTATTTCAAACTACTTTAGAAGGAGCATATCTCGCAGCAAATCCCAAGCTCGCTCACATCTGTGGCTACAGTTCGGCTGAAGATCTGATGAACCAGGTTTTGAATATTGGGGAATGCCTCTACGTAGATAAGACCCGTCGAAATAAGTTTGTCGAAACCGTCAAATTAACAGGCATAGTTTTCGATTTTGAATCTCAGATCTATCGTCAGGATGGTAGCATAATCTGGATTTCAGAAAATGCTCGAGCGATTTATGATAAGAGCCATCAGTGTATTGGGTTTGAAGGCTCTGTCCAAGACATTACGGAGCGCAAAATAGCTGAAGCAGAACTCCTAAAGCGAGATCGCCTTCTGGAAGCGGTTTCCCAGGCAGCAAATTGTCTTTTAATTAACCTTGATTTTCAAGCAGCAATGCTATCGGCGCTCTCCATTGTTGGAGAAGCTATTGAAGCTGATCAAATGCTGCTGTGCAGTCATGCTTCAGCAAAAAGCTTAGAGCGCTCAGCCGTCACTATTGAGTTTGAGTGGGTTAAAGAAGCCTCGAACTCTTCCAGCCAACTCAGCTGGCAAGAACAAACCCACAGCGAACAGGGTCTTTCTCACTGGCTTAGAAAACTATCTGATGGCCAGATCATTGTAGGAACAGCTAACGATCTGCCGCTTTCAGAAGAGCTTTTTTTGCAGACTAGTGGCTGTCAATCTATTTTGCTGGTGCCACTCATTTTAGCAGGGTCTTTCTGGGGGTTCCTTAGAGTGGCCAGTCGGCAGCCTCGCCTTTGGTCGTCTCATGAGGTAGCAACTTTGTCTACCATTGCTGCTAACATTGGGGGCGCAATTCAGCGTCAGCAGGTTGAAGATAGCATTCGTCATCGGGCTTTACACGATGTCTTAACAGGGCTGCCCAATCGTATGCTCTTTAATGAGCAGCTTAGTCTATGCCTCAAAAACGCTGACCGAACCCAAAAGAATCTAGCGGTAATGTTCCTTGATTTGGACCGCTTCAAAACGATTAACGACACTCTAGGTCATACCATCGGCGATCAGCTTCTACAGCTGGTTTCTCAACGGCTAGAAATTTCGGTTCGGGTTGGAGACGTGGTAGCGAGATGGGGAGGCGATGAGTTCATTATTCTGCTGCCTAGCCTTGAAACTTTTCAAGATGCCAACCACGTTGCAGCGAGGATCATTGCCAATCTGGACAATGTTTTTACCATTGAATCTCATGAACTTTATGTCACAGGCAGCATTGGCATTGCTTTATTAGAAAACGATACAGTGGATGCTGAAACTCTGATTAGAAGAGCAGATATTGCACTATATCAGGTTAAGGAGTTAGGCCGAAATGGCTATCAGATATACCATTCCTCAATGGATTCTAGGTCACCAGAAACATTGCTCCTAGAAAAGGATTTGCGTCACGCTCTAGAGCGAAATGAACTACGAGTGTTTTATCAACCTCGCATCAACATCAGCAGCGGGGAAATTGATGGGATGGAAGCTTTGGTTCGCTGGCAGCATCCCGAGATGGGGCTGGTAGGCCCCAATAAATTCATTCCTATTGCTGAGGAAAATGGGCTGATTATTCCGATTGGGGAATGGGTTTTGAGGCAAGCCTGTGATCAAAATAAACTTTGGCAGAGAGCGGGGCTGCGACCTATCCGAGTTTCTGTAAATCTCTCACCTAAGCAGTTTCGGCAGCCTAATCTAGTTAAGATAATTACGGGTATTTTAGCTGAAACCAATTTAGAGCCTCATTTTCTAGAGCTAGAGGTGACTGAATCAACAGCTATTAACGACATTCAATTTACAGAAGAACTATTTCAGCGTTTGGAAGAGATGGGCATTCAGCTGTCTATTGATGATTTTGGTACTGGGCACTCTTCCTTGAGTCGGCTGCAGTTTCTACCCTTCAATCACCTCAAGATTGACAAGTCTTTTGTTCAAGATCTCACGCACAACAAAAAAGTCTCTCATATCATCTCAACCATCGTGGCACTGGGTAAAAGCCTGGGCCTTAGTATTGTGGCAGAAGGCGTTGAGACGGTTCAGCAGCTTGATTTCTTAAAGTCTATTGATTGTGAAACAGCTCAGGGATTTTTCTTTTACCGACCAGTTCCTGCAGATGAGGCTACTCGATTATTAAGGGATTCTGATTAG
- a CDS encoding orange carotenoid protein N-terminal domain-containing protein, translating into MTYTTDNQAINQPLEKFQQFDADTQLALLWFGYLDIKDQLNPAPGADVETLGQALVDQVKAMPKEEQLQAQRDVATGADTPVSRGYGALSSSVKLEFWLLLAQCMEEGSVINVPSDYELPENTSEFVGMIQQLDLEDRVTFTRSAVSHMGFKTGQ; encoded by the coding sequence ATGACTTACACCACCGACAATCAAGCAATCAACCAACCTCTAGAAAAATTTCAGCAGTTTGATGCTGACACTCAGCTAGCTCTGCTTTGGTTTGGCTACCTGGATATCAAAGATCAGCTAAATCCGGCTCCTGGCGCTGATGTAGAAACCCTGGGGCAGGCCCTAGTTGATCAAGTAAAAGCTATGCCTAAGGAGGAGCAGCTGCAGGCCCAGCGTGACGTTGCTACCGGTGCAGATACGCCTGTTAGTCGGGGATATGGTGCTCTGAGCTCCAGCGTGAAGCTCGAGTTTTGGCTGCTGCTGGCTCAATGTATGGAAGAAGGCTCTGTAATCAATGTCCCCAGTGACTATGAGCTGCCCGAGAATACTAGCGAATTTGTTGGCATGATCCAGCAACTCGATCTCGAAGACCGAGTTACTTTTACCCGCAGTGCAGTGTCTCACATGGGATTCAAGACAGGTCAGTAG
- a CDS encoding SpoIID/LytB domain-containing protein, with product MTQVQWPTRLAPLSRQVRRSLMQVGSAALLWGLVALPGLAAPELRVAIRENTAALTVGSSTTAVVRDRNGQGLGQLPGGRSISVASENGRVRLATWLGDAFWVEPTEGGYIFIGDRWYRGRVLVTPGPNGITAVNFVDLEAYLYSVLGGEMPVSWPLEALKSQAVAARSYALYHRNRAQARPYDVASTTASQVYKGLESEAQSTRTAVDATRGQVLTHGGQVIEAVFHSSSGGYTENVEDVWQRPVPYLRAVQDYDVGAPVYQWSVSMPMGDFQRRISGVGQLVAAVPERTTPRGRVVSLRLQGNGGSRVMSGNEVRQALSLRSTLFSISVAGDMVNISGRGYGHGLGMSQWGAHNMASQGRSYRDILTHYYMGTTLAQMQ from the coding sequence ATGACACAGGTACAATGGCCTACTCGCCTAGCTCCCCTTAGCCGTCAGGTGCGGCGCTCCTTGATGCAGGTAGGCAGTGCTGCCCTGCTCTGGGGCTTGGTTGCGCTCCCTGGGCTAGCCGCTCCAGAACTGCGTGTGGCCATTCGTGAAAATACGGCAGCGCTGACAGTAGGCAGTTCGACGACTGCAGTAGTGCGCGATCGCAACGGTCAAGGGTTGGGCCAGCTGCCCGGGGGGCGCTCCATTAGCGTGGCCTCGGAAAATGGCAGAGTGCGGCTAGCTACCTGGCTAGGAGACGCCTTCTGGGTTGAACCCACCGAGGGCGGCTACATTTTTATTGGCGATCGCTGGTATCGAGGGCGGGTACTGGTCACGCCTGGGCCCAATGGCATCACTGCTGTTAACTTTGTCGATCTAGAAGCCTACCTCTACAGCGTTTTAGGCGGTGAAATGCCAGTCAGCTGGCCCCTAGAAGCGTTAAAGTCCCAGGCCGTTGCGGCCCGCTCCTATGCGCTCTATCATCGCAACCGAGCCCAGGCCCGCCCCTACGACGTAGCGAGCACCACGGCTTCCCAGGTGTATAAGGGGCTGGAGTCAGAAGCCCAAAGCACCCGCACCGCCGTTGATGCTACCCGAGGCCAGGTATTGACCCACGGCGGCCAGGTAATCGAAGCCGTCTTCCACTCTTCCTCGGGCGGCTACACCGAAAACGTAGAAGATGTCTGGCAGCGCCCCGTTCCCTACCTGCGAGCCGTACAGGATTATGATGTCGGCGCACCCGTTTACCAATGGTCTGTCTCGATGCCGATGGGAGATTTCCAGCGGCGCATCTCTGGGGTCGGCCAACTAGTCGCCGCTGTACCCGAACGCACCACTCCCCGTGGGCGCGTAGTTTCTCTACGTCTGCAGGGCAATGGTGGCAGCCGCGTCATGAGCGGCAACGAAGTGCGCCAAGCTCTGAGCCTACGCAGCACCCTGTTCTCCATCTCTGTAGCAGGCGACATGGTCAACATCTCTGGACGTGGCTACGGCCACGGCCTAGGCATGAGTCAGTGGGGAGCCCACAACATGGCCAGTCAGGGCCGTTCTTACCGAGATATTTTGACCCATTACTACATGGGGACAACGTTGGCTCAAATGCAGTAG
- a CDS encoding family 2 glycosyl transferase has translation MFWELCIQYANGSEQVLKVFKDLEAALNCVDRIYAEGYPMHIAYMVRPACSA, from the coding sequence ATGTTCTGGGAACTCTGCATTCAATATGCCAATGGTAGTGAGCAGGTGCTAAAGGTCTTCAAGGACTTGGAAGCCGCTCTAAACTGCGTTGACCGCATTTATGCCGAAGGCTACCCTATGCACATTGCCTATATGGTGCGCCCGGCCTGTAGTGCCTAA